TATACACATCTTTTGTGGAACTCCACCACTTGAAACACTAGTGTataggaaacaagcaaacaattTCGGAGGTAGGTTTCCCAGAGCGGCCAGACTACTGAAAGAAATTAGAAGTTCCCCTTATGCACTTGCATGGAACTAAGTGATTACAATACTGAGCCCCTGATCCAGCCCACAGTTAATCTTATACCTGGTTTGCCATTCAGTTTGCACAGCGTCCTTCGAGCCTCTTAACAATATTTTCAATGGAAGGTCTCTTCTTCCGATCAATCTGCACACACTCTAGACCAATTTTAATGCATACTTTTATTTCCTGGAGGTCATTTGCCTTTAACATTGAGTATCTGGATGCTATGCGCCCGTCTGTCCAATTTTGACGTACCTGTGTAAAAGAATTTCAAACTGTTATTATCCTTGATGATAACATAAAAGTAAATTTCCAACATAAGCTTCCAGATTTCAACATGTAATATTTTCCTTACATTTTCAATAAAATCCCTTGCTGACGGTTCGTTCTGGTTGGGTTGATTCTTCTCGCCAGTGGTAGTCTCGATGATTAGTAGGCCTAAACTATATATGTCCGACTGGGTGGAGATTTCACCTCTGTACAAATATTCTGGAGCTATGTATCCGCTGCGTATAATTAGCAGTAATAATTCAATATAAGCATTACTAGAAGATGAAAATGCAATTTACTACTACCtctgtcccaaaattcttgtcttgatatatccgtatctagacaaatctaagataagaattttgggacggagggagtagaaaatattaTCACAGTTGTAACCGGCTTACTATGATCCCACAACATTCTGCGTGTTCGCCCGTGTTTGTTCTTGGCCAAAGAGCCTGGAAAGTCCAAAATCCGCGATTTTTGGGTTCATGTTGTCATCCAACAATATATTTTCGGGCTTGAGGTCCATATGGATAATGGGAATCCTATGAAGGAAAAGTAAACCATTGCAGATCCCCTTGATTATTTTGAAGCGTGTGTCCCAAGCCATGCTATTGGATCTGTCTGAAGAAGTTAAAGATCAAGTTGTTTCAGTGTCTGAGATTTAACAGTTGAAGGAACATAGAACAAGTTCATGCAATCCGCTATAACATTGCAAACATTTGATGAAACTAAAATAGAAATGTATCGGAAAGCATCACCTACCAAAATGGTTCTTCTGAAGGCTTCCCTTGGGTAAATACTCATAGCAGAGTAGGCTTTCAAAAACATCTGCAACAATATACCTCCCATTGTTCAGTACTACTTTCTTCTGTCCTTCATGGCAAAACCCAACCAGCTTTACTATGTTGTCATGTTTGAGAGCCATGATATTCTGAACCTCATTGGTAATTGCTTTGTCACGTGGGAGGGGAGCATTTTCGGAAAGCCTCTTCACAGCAATGTGTTGTCCATCTGGCAGAATTCCCTGTTCAACCTCACAGATGATTTTTCAGAACTACTGGCATTTTCTGCAACTTTGCAAATGGTAGAAAATGGTACGGGATGAACATACCGTATAAACTGTTCCAAATGCACCTGTACCAAGAACACGGTCCTCTGAGAACTGATTTGTGATAGTCCTCAAGAAGTCTAACGGTAGTTCCTTGGGTAATGTGCTTAGAACACTCTGCCCGTTCCCTTCGGTATTCATTTCTGACGATATATATAGTACTGTATATAAGAGTAATGGATGTGAGCTGTTATGGATTTATCTAAGCAAGGGGGAAAAAAATCTTCCTTTGAACTAAGCTATAAACATGGTTTTGCTACGAGCATCTGAAGATAACAAGCATGTTATAAAAAGCACTGACCTGGAGAAGATGGAACACTTGAGCTGTGCTAGAAGCTGGGAACAGAACAAGGAAATGGGGATGAGGATTCTGAGATGAATGTTTCGTTGCTAGCCGGAGTTGCATATAAATGAACCCAACGAGATCTGGGTTGAGTTGACTTGAGTCTTCCTCAAGTCTTCCTTTCAAAGAAGGCGGGGGATCTGTAGCGCGTGAGGACCGCTGGCCGCTGGCCGCCAGATCCGGCGACGCGCTGGACCGAGCCGGCTGGACGCGCTGCGCGCTGGATTATACTGCTTAAAAGAAAATAGTACAAATTTTAGGTAGTACATGTGCGCATATACTCATCCAAAGCACACACGCATATCCTACCCCTATGATCACCTTCGAGAGACtaagccggcatatcatcttacGAAGTTACCGTAAGCGCCTCGACtaagccggcatatcatcttacGAAGTTACCGTAAGCgtctcgtcgtcgacgggaacatCTCCCCCACTGAAAGCGCATTGCtgaaaattctaaaataaatccaggaataatgcgagcaacaggacttgaaccctgatgggctgaggataccactgtccctctaaccatccaaagTTGGTTCGCTTAGGTAGCACTACTTGACTATTTCTTTTTcatggtaatacgtgtctcatttAGTATATCATAAAGATCGTACTACAAGTCACGTATACACCGATCTAACAGAACTGAAAAGAGAGCAGAACGTTAGTCTTTGCACAAAGAAACATCAGCCAAGAAGGAAAATTACAATCAGGACCGAAAAATCCCTTGAGCTTGACACTAACGTCCGTCACCTGCCTCCGGCACCACCAAAGAGAAAAATGACGAATCACCTCATCACCCGAGCTCAACGCGACTGCAGCTTTACAgacctccaaggtggctcaccaaaGGTGAAGCTATTgccgttgaacgaatcagacTGGGGAAACACCAcggacacgccatcgaactccagatctgACACCCCGCACGACTAAGACCTCGGAGGAGGAAGCCATACCTACCAGCCACGAACCACGAACCCATCACATGATCCACTATTTTCAATATGCCGCTGATGCAGACCACAATTTGCATCCGctcctggactacctcccaagctcccGTCGGTGTTGGAGCAAACCTCCTCGCAACGACGGAGTCTGGGGACACAAATCCTCCACGGGGATGTTGTCGCCACGCCATCCTTACTTGAACAGACTGATTTCCAAATCCATCTATAACCATGGGACAATCGCCTCGTCGGGGAAGGATTTGAAGCTTCTTTATTCAGCGCCGACATCGCCGTCGCCGAAGTCAAGACGGT
This genomic window from Aegilops tauschii subsp. strangulata cultivar AL8/78 chromosome 4, Aet v6.0, whole genome shotgun sequence contains:
- the LOC109733454 gene encoding cysteine-rich receptor-like protein kinase 37; translated protein: MNTEGNGQSVLSTLPKELPLDFLRTITNQFSEDRVLGTGAFGTVYTGILPDGQHIAVKRLSENAPLPRDKAITNEVQNIMALKHDNIVKLVGFCHEGQKKVVLNNGRYIVADVFESLLCYEYLPKGSLQKNHFDRSNSMAWDTRFKIIKGICNGLLFLHRIPIIHMDLKPENILLDDNMNPKIADFGLSRLFGQEQTRANTQNVVGSYGYIAPEYLYRGEISTQSDIYSLGLLIIETTTGEKNQPNQNEPSARDFIENVRQNWTDGRIASRYSMLKANDLQEIKVCIKIGLECVQIDRKKRPSIENIVKRLEGRCAN